The following proteins are encoded in a genomic region of Terriglobia bacterium:
- the tmk gene encoding dTMP kinase yields the protein MQHGKFVSFEGIEGCGKTTQIALLSEYLKKRDIPHTITREPGGTAVGEGIRKILLNSETIHLTAASELLLFYASRSQNILEKIKPALDRGEMVICDRYYHASMAYQGYGRGIPLDFIHKLTDLVCAPYRPDVTFLLDIEPEVGLARARSRNHTRPENEGRFEAENLEFYNQVRDGYLELASQDERMQLIYADRPIEAVHRHLLMLLGFD from the coding sequence ATGCAACACGGGAAGTTCGTCAGCTTTGAAGGCATCGAAGGCTGTGGCAAGACCACTCAAATCGCGCTTTTGTCCGAATATCTCAAGAAAAGGGACATTCCGCATACCATCACTCGCGAACCGGGGGGAACGGCGGTCGGCGAAGGCATCCGCAAGATTCTGCTGAATTCCGAAACGATCCATCTCACGGCGGCTTCGGAGCTCCTGCTCTTTTACGCATCGAGAAGCCAGAACATCCTGGAAAAGATCAAGCCCGCTCTGGACCGCGGCGAAATGGTCATCTGCGATCGTTACTACCATGCCTCGATGGCGTACCAGGGATACGGGCGCGGCATTCCGCTGGATTTCATCCACAAACTCACCGATCTGGTGTGTGCGCCGTACCGGCCGGACGTGACGTTTCTGCTGGATATCGAACCCGAGGTCGGCCTGGCGCGCGCCCGCTCGCGGAATCACACGCGGCCCGAAAACGAAGGACGCTTCGAGGCCGAGAATCTGGAGTTCTATAACCAGGTTCGCGACGGATATCTGGAATTGGCCTCACAGGACGAACGCATGCAGCTCATCTATGCCGACCGGCCGATCGAGGCTGTCCATCGGCATCTCCTCATGCTGCTCGGATTCGATTGA
- the thiI gene encoding tRNA uracil 4-sulfurtransferase ThiI, translating into MDRFIVIHYNELGLKGGNRDYFENALCGNINAAVQDCGVERAKRIWGRILLPLRADADLPEIKTRLGRIFGIAYFAESWSSPHAVENIEENAWALIQGRTFKSFRIDTRRSDKTFPQTSVEINRRVGAFVKERSQARVDLEHAELTCWIEIVEQFVLVYVDRLPGPGGLPVGTSGKVVVLLSGGIDSPVAAWKMLKRGCTPIFVHFHSFPYTNAESQEKAKQLARLLSHYAMRAKIYLVPFAEVQRHIMVDTPLETRVILYRRYMMRLAERIARREKARVLVTGDSVGQVASQTIENIDVISRAVPMPILRPLIGDDKIDIIDIARRIGTFDISIQPDQDCCSLFVPKHPETKANLIKVETSEARLQVDEAMKAALEGAEVLLEYPSYATREVRQL; encoded by the coding sequence CGTGGAACGCGCAAAGCGTATCTGGGGCCGGATACTGCTGCCGCTTCGCGCGGACGCCGACCTTCCGGAAATCAAGACCCGCCTCGGGCGTATCTTCGGAATCGCTTATTTCGCCGAGTCCTGGAGTTCTCCACACGCTGTGGAAAACATCGAGGAGAATGCCTGGGCCCTCATCCAGGGCCGGACGTTCAAGTCATTCAGAATAGACACCCGCAGGTCCGACAAGACTTTTCCACAGACGTCTGTGGAAATCAACCGGCGGGTCGGCGCCTTTGTGAAAGAGCGCTCGCAGGCGCGGGTCGATCTGGAGCACGCCGAACTGACCTGCTGGATCGAGATCGTGGAACAATTCGTCCTCGTTTATGTCGACCGGCTCCCCGGTCCCGGAGGGCTTCCGGTGGGAACCAGCGGCAAGGTTGTCGTGCTGCTGTCGGGCGGCATCGATTCCCCGGTTGCCGCGTGGAAGATGCTCAAGCGGGGATGTACTCCGATCTTCGTCCACTTCCATAGTTTTCCGTACACCAACGCCGAGTCCCAGGAGAAGGCGAAGCAGCTTGCCCGGCTGCTCTCGCACTATGCGATGCGCGCGAAGATTTACCTGGTGCCTTTCGCGGAAGTTCAGCGGCACATCATGGTTGATACGCCGCTGGAAACGCGCGTCATTCTCTACCGGCGATACATGATGCGCCTGGCCGAAAGGATTGCGCGGCGCGAGAAGGCGCGCGTGCTCGTCACCGGCGACAGCGTGGGACAGGTGGCATCCCAGACGATCGAAAACATCGATGTGATTTCGAGGGCCGTTCCGATGCCGATTCTCCGGCCGCTGATTGGCGATGATAAAATCGATATCATCGACATTGCCCGCCGGATCGGCACCTTTGATATTTCCATCCAACCCGATCAGGACTGCTGTTCCCTTTTTGTGCCGAAACATCCGGAGACGAAAGCGAATCTCATCAAGGTCGAGACCTCGGAAGCCCGGCTGCAGGTCGACGAAGCGATGAAGGCGGCATTAGAGGGCGCCGAGGTTTTGTTAGAATATCCGTCGTATGCAACACGGGAAGTTCGTCAGCTTTGA